In a single window of the Rhodoferax saidenbachensis genome:
- the glyQ gene encoding glycine--tRNA ligase subunit alpha yields the protein MLTFQQIILKLQSYWAEQGCALLQPYDMEVGAGTSHTATFLRAIGPEPWKAAYVQPSRRPKDGRYGENPNRLQHYYQYQVVLKPAPSNILELYLGSLEALGFDLKKNDIRFVEDDWENPTLGAWGLGWEVWLNGMEVTQFTYFQQVGGIDCKPITGEITYGLERLAMYLQGVDNVYNLTWTDGLTYGDVYKQNEVEQSTYNFEHSDADFLFHAFGKHEEKAKDLMENQLALPAYEQVLKCAHSFNLLDARGAISVTERAAYIGRIRNLARSVAQSYYESRERLGFPMAPREWVEQMTKKAA from the coding sequence ATGCTCACATTCCAGCAAATCATCTTGAAACTGCAGTCCTATTGGGCTGAACAGGGCTGCGCCCTTTTGCAACCGTATGACATGGAAGTCGGCGCCGGTACTTCGCATACAGCTACGTTTTTGAGAGCAATTGGCCCCGAGCCATGGAAAGCCGCCTACGTGCAGCCCAGCCGCCGCCCGAAGGACGGCCGTTACGGCGAGAACCCCAACCGCCTGCAGCACTACTACCAGTACCAAGTGGTGCTGAAGCCCGCGCCCAGCAATATCCTGGAGCTGTACCTGGGTTCGCTGGAAGCGCTGGGGTTCGATCTGAAGAAAAACGACATTCGTTTTGTTGAAGACGATTGGGAAAACCCCACGCTGGGCGCCTGGGGCCTGGGCTGGGAAGTTTGGCTCAACGGCATGGAAGTCACGCAGTTCACCTACTTTCAGCAGGTCGGTGGCATTGACTGCAAGCCCATCACCGGCGAAATCACCTACGGTCTGGAACGCCTGGCGATGTACTTACAGGGCGTGGACAACGTCTACAACCTGACCTGGACGGATGGGCTGACGTATGGTGACGTCTACAAACAAAACGAGGTGGAGCAGTCCACCTACAACTTCGAACACAGCGACGCTGACTTCCTGTTCCATGCTTTTGGAAAGCACGAAGAGAAGGCCAAGGATTTGATGGAAAACCAGTTGGCGCTGCCTGCGTACGAGCAGGTGCTCAAGTGCGCGCACAGCTTCAATCTGCTGGATGCCCGTGGTGCCATCAGCGTGACCGAGCGCGCCGCCTATATCGGCCGCATCCGCAACCTGGCGCGTAGCGTTGCGCAAAGTTATTACGAGAGCCGTGAGCGCCTGGGCTTCCCCATGGCGCCGCGCGAATGGGTGGAACAGATGACGAAGAAGGCTGCGTGA
- a CDS encoding HlyC/CorC family transporter translates to MSDPHPARLSDKEDKRTFLQKLAEFIHPGPDSTAELIETLAEAEDNNIIGAESRVMLEGVIRMADMTAGDVMVPSTRMDLLDIHSTMDELMHNVIDTAHSRFPVFDGERENIIGILLAKDLLKLQRAPELNIRALLRPAVFVPETKGLNDLLRDFRGNRNHLAIVIDEFGRVAGLITIEDVLEQIVGEIEDEFDIAEDEGDIFGLADRTYRVSGDTPIERVNDAFSVTLAGSDPEDDFDTIGGLIAHEMGHVPKRGERHTLGGLDFVVLHTKGGAVKWFKVSPAESDAA, encoded by the coding sequence GTGTCCGACCCCCACCCCGCGCGCCTTTCCGACAAGGAAGACAAGCGCACATTTCTACAAAAACTGGCTGAGTTCATCCACCCCGGACCGGACTCTACCGCCGAACTGATAGAAACCCTGGCGGAGGCGGAGGACAACAACATCATTGGTGCGGAATCCCGCGTCATGCTCGAAGGCGTCATTCGCATGGCCGACATGACGGCCGGCGACGTGATGGTGCCCTCCACCCGCATGGACCTGCTGGACATCCACTCCACGATGGACGAGTTGATGCACAACGTGATCGACACCGCGCACTCGCGTTTTCCGGTGTTTGATGGCGAACGCGAAAACATCATCGGCATCCTGCTGGCCAAAGACCTGCTTAAACTGCAGCGCGCTCCCGAGCTGAATATCCGCGCCCTGTTGCGCCCCGCCGTGTTTGTGCCCGAGACCAAGGGCCTGAACGACCTGTTGCGCGACTTCCGTGGCAACCGCAACCACTTGGCCATCGTGATCGACGAGTTTGGCCGTGTGGCCGGACTGATCACCATCGAAGACGTGCTGGAACAAATCGTGGGCGAGATCGAAGACGAGTTCGACATCGCCGAAGACGAAGGCGATATCTTCGGCCTGGCGGACCGCACCTACCGCGTCAGCGGCGACACCCCTATTGAACGCGTCAACGACGCCTTCTCCGTCACCCTGGCTGGCAGCGACCCTGAAGATGACTTCGACACCATCGGCGGCCTGATTGCGCACGAGATGGGTCATGTGCCCAAGCGCGGCGAGCGCCATACCCTGGGTGGACTGGACTTTGTCGTGCTGCACACCAAGGGTGGCGCCGTAAAGTGGTTCAAGGTCTCGCCGGCCGAGAGCGACGCGGCCTGA
- a CDS encoding lysophospholipid acyltransferase family protein — protein sequence MAFLRSVVHMLWMLVTVIPWGIIMVTASVRVRGKPLWWMAVRWLGWAIGGARVILGIQTRITGWENLPQGDTAPAILLVKHQSTFETFLMPTLMPHPLAYVFKKELIYVPFFGWAMARLDMIHIDRSLRAKAFNKVVAQGKLLLAQGIWIIMFPEGTRIPRGQKGVYKTGGTRLAVETGAPVIPIAVTSAKCWPRKAFLKTPGVVDVSIGKPIPSAGRQPEELMREVEAWIEAEMRRLDPEAYRD from the coding sequence ATGGCGTTTCTGCGCTCGGTGGTTCACATGCTGTGGATGCTGGTCACGGTGATCCCCTGGGGCATCATCATGGTGACGGCGTCGGTCCGCGTGCGCGGCAAGCCGCTGTGGTGGATGGCGGTGCGCTGGTTGGGCTGGGCCATTGGCGGTGCGCGTGTCATTCTGGGCATCCAGACACGGATCACCGGCTGGGAGAACCTGCCGCAGGGCGACACCGCGCCGGCGATTTTGCTGGTCAAGCACCAGTCCACGTTTGAGACCTTTTTGATGCCCACGCTGATGCCGCATCCGTTGGCCTATGTGTTCAAGAAAGAGCTGATCTACGTGCCCTTTTTCGGCTGGGCGATGGCGCGGCTGGACATGATCCACATTGACCGCAGCCTGCGTGCTAAGGCCTTCAACAAGGTCGTGGCGCAGGGCAAGCTGCTGCTGGCGCAAGGTATCTGGATCATCATGTTCCCCGAAGGCACACGCATTCCCCGCGGGCAAAAGGGCGTCTACAAAACCGGCGGCACGCGCCTGGCGGTGGAAACCGGCGCACCGGTGATCCCGATCGCCGTGACTTCGGCCAAGTGCTGGCCGCGCAAGGCTTTCCTCAAGACGCCGGGTGTGGTGGACGTGTCGATTGGCAAACCGATTCCCAGTGCAGGGCGCCAGCCTGAAGAGCTGATGCGGGAAGTGGAAGCCTGGATCGAAGCGGAAATGCGGCGGCTGGACCCTGAGGCCTACCGTGACTAA
- the lnt gene encoding apolipoprotein N-acyltransferase, which yields MLGRCQSPKQAAVVGGVFATVWLSTTFWWLFVAMHTYAGLNPLLTVAAIVALAAALGLYYAAACAAFWYLLRNRVWLASLTFAALWTMAEMARGTWLTGFGWGAVGYAHIDAPLAWYAPWVGAYGMTAIAAWLSAVVACIGRRQIGLFAAAAVVLLLPSVVPASWNTWSQPTGSLSVTLLQGNIPQDEKFQPGSGVPLALQWYGEQLLASRGDLVVAPETAIPLLPQQLPEGYWAALQSRFAAGGQTALIGIPLGNYNQGYTNSVIGLAPGQSGTWHYDKHHLVPFGEFIPPLFKWFTRMMNIPLGDFNRGAIGQPSFAAHGQRLAPNICYEDLFGEELGARFIDASLAPTVFVNVSNIGWFGDTVAIDQHLHISRMRALEFERPFVRATNTGATVIMDHRAQVLAALPRHTRAVLTGEVQGRSGTTPFAWWVSRFGLWPVWLLAIVVCAFAAWRVRRGATSPIAP from the coding sequence GTGTTAGGGCGTTGCCAGAGTCCAAAGCAAGCGGCCGTCGTAGGCGGCGTCTTTGCCACGGTATGGCTCAGCACCACCTTCTGGTGGTTGTTTGTCGCCATGCACACCTATGCCGGGCTCAACCCGCTGCTGACCGTGGCTGCGATTGTGGCGCTGGCTGCCGCGCTAGGCCTGTACTACGCTGCCGCCTGTGCCGCTTTCTGGTATCTGTTACGAAATCGCGTCTGGCTAGCCAGTCTCACCTTCGCTGCGTTGTGGACCATGGCCGAGATGGCGCGTGGCACCTGGCTCACCGGCTTTGGCTGGGGGGCGGTGGGGTACGCGCATATCGACGCCCCGCTGGCCTGGTACGCGCCCTGGGTGGGCGCCTACGGCATGACCGCCATCGCCGCGTGGCTCTCCGCCGTGGTCGCGTGCATAGGGCGTCGCCAAATCGGCTTGTTCGCCGCCGCTGCCGTAGTACTGCTCCTGCCTTCGGTTGTTCCTGCCAGCTGGAACACCTGGTCCCAACCCACGGGCAGCTTGTCGGTAACTCTGCTCCAAGGCAATATTCCCCAGGACGAAAAATTCCAGCCCGGCTCTGGCGTGCCGCTGGCGCTGCAGTGGTACGGTGAGCAACTGCTGGCCAGCCGTGGTGACCTGGTCGTGGCGCCCGAGACGGCCATTCCCCTGCTGCCACAGCAATTGCCTGAGGGCTACTGGGCCGCGCTGCAGAGTCGTTTTGCCGCGGGAGGTCAGACTGCGCTGATTGGCATCCCGCTGGGCAATTACAACCAGGGCTATACCAACTCCGTGATCGGGCTTGCGCCGGGGCAAAGCGGTACTTGGCACTACGACAAGCACCACCTGGTGCCGTTTGGCGAGTTCATCCCGCCTCTGTTCAAGTGGTTCACCCGCATGATGAACATCCCGCTGGGTGACTTCAACCGCGGCGCTATAGGCCAGCCGTCGTTTGCCGCGCACGGCCAGCGCCTGGCGCCCAATATTTGCTACGAAGACTTGTTTGGTGAGGAATTGGGTGCGCGTTTTATCGATGCGTCGCTGGCGCCCACTGTGTTTGTGAACGTTAGCAACATCGGCTGGTTTGGCGACACCGTGGCAATAGACCAGCATTTGCACATCTCGCGTATGCGCGCGCTGGAGTTTGAGCGGCCCTTTGTGCGCGCCACCAACACCGGCGCCACGGTCATCATGGACCACCGCGCCCAGGTACTCGCTGCGCTGCCGCGCCACACCCGTGCAGTGCTCACGGGCGAGGTTCAGGGGCGTAGCGGCACCACGCCGTTCGCCTGGTGGGTGTCGCGCTTTGGGCTGTGGCCCGTATGGTTGCTGGCCATTGTGGTGTGCGCATTCGCCGCCTGGCGTGTGCGCCGCGGCGCGACAAGCCCCATCGCCCCGTAA
- a CDS encoding GNAT family N-acetyltransferase, with the protein MVHTKDLIKASIEAGKDFLRPPVDHEEEPALVRPTPVIVPIRSLGANHRERIAQHLLSLGSHDRYLRFGYTAQDAQIKKYVNDLNFERDEIFGIYNRKLQLIAMAHLAYAKTEGYESCAEFGVSVLPAARGRGYGARLFDRAAMHATNDGVSQMFIHALSENAAMLAIARKAGAIVERDGSESEAYLRLSPPSLDSRVTEMIEEQIAQTDYRLKVQAKQFWSFLADVQEVRRAVLDAQNRVSP; encoded by the coding sequence ATGGTGCATACCAAAGATCTGATCAAGGCTTCTATTGAGGCGGGCAAGGACTTTCTGCGTCCGCCCGTCGACCATGAGGAAGAGCCAGCCTTGGTTCGGCCCACGCCGGTTATCGTGCCCATCCGTTCGCTGGGGGCCAATCACCGCGAGCGCATCGCACAGCATTTGCTGTCGTTGGGATCGCACGACCGCTATCTGCGTTTTGGTTACACGGCGCAGGATGCGCAAATCAAAAAATACGTGAATGACCTGAACTTCGAACGTGACGAAATATTCGGCATCTACAACCGCAAATTGCAATTGATCGCGATGGCGCATCTGGCCTACGCCAAGACCGAAGGATATGAGTCTTGCGCGGAGTTCGGTGTCTCGGTATTGCCCGCAGCGCGGGGGCGGGGTTATGGGGCGCGCCTGTTTGACCGGGCGGCAATGCATGCCACGAATGACGGCGTTTCGCAGATGTTCATTCATGCCCTGAGTGAAAACGCGGCCATGCTGGCCATTGCCCGCAAAGCCGGTGCCATCGTGGAGCGTGACGGCTCGGAATCCGAAGCTTATTTGCGCCTGTCGCCGCCCTCATTGGACAGCAGGGTGACAGAAATGATCGAGGAACAAATTGCCCAGACCGACTACCGCCTGAAAGTGCAGGCCAAGCAGTTCTGGAGCTTTCTGGCCGACGTGCAGGAAGTGCGCCGCGCCGTTCTTGACGCGCAAAACCGCGTTTCGCCCTGA
- the glyS gene encoding glycine--tRNA ligase subunit beta — protein sequence MTSKNLLVELFVEELPPKALKKLGEAFSSVLADSLKAQGLAGADAVVTHFASPRRLAVHVTAVAAQAANKAVSQKLMPVAVGLDASGNATPALLKKLQALGADASAVAGLKRAPDGKAEALFYDSNVKGATLAEGLQKALLEAIAKLPIPKVMTYQLESGCELPGWSSVSFVRPAHSLIALHGSDVVPVQALGLNSGNSTQGHRFEAAVSPVVIKDADAYAATLTKDGSVIASFAERRAEIVRQLAAAAAKVGGGCKPIDDDALLDEVTALVERPNVLICEFEKEFLEVPQECLILTMKANQKYFPLLDAANKLTNKFLVVSNISPEDTSFVIGGNERVVRPRLADAKFFFDQDRKKTLASRVEGLGKVVYHNKLGTQGERVQRVRAIAQGISHQLRDLALLAQADTAAQLAKTDLVTDMVGEFPELQGIMGGYYALNDGLPEAVAHAIEDHYKPRFAGDALPRNDVGVVVALADKLETLVGMFGIGNLPTGDKDPFALRRHALGIIRMLVEKDLPLELNELVGMAFSKFDMATQLGFDDEIAPTKTTMVKGDVIAFDGAAGAALSDFIYDRLAGSLREQGYSAQEVDAVLALRPQRLGDVPKRLAAVRAFAELPEAPALAAANKRVGNILKKAEAEAQAEVLVNTNPGLLKEAPEKALHAALESVGREATFEFNDGNYAKSLQLLAALKAPVDAFFDGVMVNAEDPALKANRLSLLKSLYKTMNRVADLSKLAT from the coding sequence ATGACTAGCAAAAACCTTCTCGTTGAATTGTTTGTGGAAGAGCTGCCACCCAAGGCTTTGAAAAAGCTGGGTGAGGCGTTTTCTTCGGTGTTGGCGGATTCGCTGAAAGCCCAAGGACTGGCCGGTGCGGATGCGGTGGTGACCCACTTTGCATCGCCGCGTCGTCTAGCTGTGCACGTAACGGCTGTTGCCGCGCAAGCTGCGAACAAAGCTGTTTCGCAAAAGCTGATGCCCGTGGCGGTGGGTCTGGATGCGTCCGGCAACGCAACGCCTGCTTTGTTGAAAAAACTGCAGGCGCTGGGCGCCGACGCGTCGGCTGTCGCAGGTTTGAAGCGCGCACCCGATGGCAAAGCTGAAGCCCTGTTCTATGACAGCAATGTCAAAGGCGCTACGTTGGCTGAAGGTCTGCAAAAGGCGTTGCTGGAAGCGATTGCCAAGCTGCCTATCCCCAAGGTCATGACCTATCAGTTGGAGTCGGGCTGTGAATTGCCAGGCTGGAGCAGCGTGAGCTTCGTACGTCCTGCGCACAGCCTGATTGCTTTGCACGGTAGCGACGTAGTTCCCGTGCAAGCGCTGGGATTGAACTCCGGCAACAGCACGCAAGGCCACCGCTTTGAAGCGGCTGTGTCGCCCGTCGTGATCAAGGATGCGGACGCTTATGCTGCGACCCTGACCAAAGACGGTTCTGTGATCGCCAGCTTTGCCGAGCGCCGTGCTGAGATCGTGCGCCAACTGGCCGCTGCTGCAGCAAAAGTCGGCGGCGGTTGCAAACCGATTGACGACGATGCATTGCTGGATGAAGTGACTGCGCTGGTCGAGCGCCCCAATGTGCTCATCTGCGAATTCGAAAAAGAATTCCTGGAAGTGCCGCAGGAGTGCTTGATTCTGACGATGAAGGCCAACCAAAAATACTTCCCGCTCTTGGACGCTGCTAACAAGCTGACCAACAAGTTTCTGGTCGTTAGCAACATTTCACCCGAAGACACAAGCTTCGTGATCGGCGGCAACGAGCGCGTGGTGCGCCCACGCCTGGCTGATGCCAAGTTCTTCTTTGACCAAGACCGCAAGAAGACGCTGGCTTCGCGCGTTGAAGGCTTGGGCAAGGTGGTCTATCACAACAAGCTGGGTACGCAGGGTGAACGCGTTCAGCGCGTGCGGGCGATTGCACAAGGTATCTCACATCAATTGCGTGATCTGGCACTTCTTGCGCAAGCGGACACTGCTGCACAACTAGCGAAGACCGACTTGGTGACTGATATGGTCGGTGAGTTTCCAGAACTGCAAGGCATCATGGGCGGCTATTACGCTCTCAACGATGGTTTACCCGAAGCCGTGGCACATGCCATCGAAGACCATTACAAACCTCGCTTTGCTGGGGATGCTTTGCCTCGCAACGATGTGGGTGTAGTTGTGGCGCTGGCTGACAAGCTGGAAACCTTGGTGGGTATGTTTGGCATTGGTAATTTGCCTACTGGTGACAAAGATCCATTTGCACTGCGCCGTCATGCGCTGGGCATTATTCGAATGCTGGTGGAAAAAGACTTACCGCTTGAACTCAATGAACTTGTCGGCATGGCATTCTCGAAATTCGATATGGCTACCCAATTGGGCTTTGACGATGAGATTGCTCCTACAAAAACCACGATGGTCAAAGGCGATGTCATAGCATTTGATGGTGCAGCTGGCGCAGCTCTTTCCGACTTCATTTACGACCGCCTAGCGGGCTCCCTGCGCGAGCAAGGCTATAGCGCCCAGGAGGTCGACGCCGTGCTGGCCCTGCGCCCTCAGCGTCTGGGCGACGTACCCAAACGCCTAGCCGCCGTACGTGCTTTCGCCGAATTGCCCGAAGCCCCCGCGCTTGCCGCCGCTAACAAGCGTGTAGGCAATATCCTGAAGAAGGCTGAAGCCGAAGCCCAAGCGGAGGTACTGGTCAACACCAATCCGGGGCTGTTGAAGGAGGCGCCAGAAAAAGCGCTTCACGCCGCTCTCGAATCGGTTGGCCGCGAAGCAACCTTTGAGTTCAATGATGGCAACTATGCGAAGAGCTTGCAGCTACTTGCCGCACTCAAGGCGCCGGTTGATGCCTTTTTCGACGGCGTGATGGTCAATGCCGAAGACCCCGCACTCAAGGCCAACCGCCTGAGCTTGCTCAAGAGTCTGTACAAGACCATGAACCGCGTCGCCGATCTTTCCAAACTGGCGACCTAA
- a CDS encoding MFS transporter yields MRAEHLSFYLSLLLSRLADQILLFLVPLVVYQQTQSAAWTGVAFFVETLARFAACPVCGVLCDRRPALGLLRASQTLRAVACVVGLLAAWTFSGHIALGVLVLVGAACGVFTTQGLIAREVMLPHIFPEARLEKVIAHAQIADQLGMVAGPLLAAAALALLPWQGVLACSGVLFLVADGFLLWWQRASTAVLPTPRFNPLERWWQPMGTALAHIWTLPGFRGMVVVTAAVNLVLGVTLATAAAMVTGLLQQSTAAYATLQTGAALATVVVLALVAHLHWRGHSMGLLSFAGVLVGGILTAIGSSYAVYALGFLLVISFDKMFSVYIRAWRQRIIPPADFGKTSGMVILLNNLTQPLAGLAVGLGAQGADASGVIGVLSSIAALAGLAGLWMVRTATASTTAPTTSG; encoded by the coding sequence ATGCGTGCCGAACACCTGAGCTTTTACCTCTCGCTACTGCTCTCGCGGCTGGCGGACCAGATTCTTCTGTTTCTGGTGCCCCTGGTCGTGTACCAACAAACCCAAAGCGCCGCCTGGACCGGCGTGGCCTTCTTCGTCGAAACACTGGCGCGTTTTGCTGCCTGCCCGGTGTGCGGCGTACTGTGTGACCGCCGCCCCGCCTTGGGCCTGCTGCGCGCCAGCCAGACCTTGCGTGCCGTGGCCTGTGTGGTGGGACTGCTGGCGGCTTGGACGTTCAGCGGCCACATTGCCCTGGGCGTACTGGTGCTGGTGGGCGCGGCCTGCGGCGTGTTCACCACGCAGGGTCTGATCGCGCGCGAGGTCATGCTGCCGCACATCTTTCCCGAGGCCCGGCTGGAAAAAGTCATCGCCCATGCGCAGATTGCCGACCAGTTGGGTATGGTCGCCGGCCCGCTGCTGGCCGCAGCCGCACTGGCGCTCTTGCCATGGCAGGGCGTGCTGGCCTGCAGCGGCGTGTTGTTTTTGGTAGCCGATGGTTTCCTGCTGTGGTGGCAACGGGCGAGCACTGCGGTGCTGCCCACACCCCGCTTCAATCCGCTGGAACGCTGGTGGCAGCCAATGGGCACGGCGCTGGCGCATATCTGGACGCTGCCAGGCTTTCGCGGCATGGTGGTAGTAACGGCGGCGGTGAACCTGGTGCTGGGTGTGACGCTGGCCACGGCCGCAGCCATGGTCACCGGCCTGCTACAGCAAAGCACTGCGGCCTATGCCACGCTGCAAACCGGCGCAGCACTCGCCACCGTGGTGGTGTTGGCGCTGGTAGCCCACCTGCACTGGCGCGGCCATTCCATGGGTTTGTTGTCGTTTGCCGGTGTGCTGGTGGGCGGCATACTCACCGCAATTGGCAGCAGCTACGCCGTGTATGCACTGGGCTTTTTGCTGGTGATCAGCTTTGACAAGATGTTCAGCGTTTACATCCGCGCCTGGCGCCAGCGCATCATCCCGCCCGCCGACTTTGGCAAGACCAGCGGCATGGTGATTCTGCTCAACAACCTGACCCAGCCGCTGGCGGGTTTGGCCGTGGGCTTGGGCGCGCAGGGCGCGGACGCCAGCGGCGTGATTGGGGTGTTGAGCAGCATCGCCGCGCTGGCCGGTTTGGCGGGGTTGTGGATGGTGCGCACGGCAACGGCTTCCACCACCGCACCTACCACTTCGGGATAG
- a CDS encoding M48 family metallopeptidase, with product MSLLRYTLDLFEPFEAVAPVEPAQAAPKKIVNTAPSQPFVAGQPLQQAIAPAAFTHPQANREVRLDGAVVAYAFARAKRRTIGFVVGPDGLVVRAPRWTPLYEVDAALQEKGPWILRKLHETRERHARQENARIDWRDGATLPYLGETLVVQLDPGHGFAAKGAALQASDPAGGPRVLQVGLPHSASTAQIRDAVQAWLMRQAKTLFTERLDYFAPLLGVKWQKMSLSNAGTRWGSARADGAIRLNWRLVHFSPAVVDYVVAHELSHLRVMDHSPRFWDTVRSVVPDYASLRGQLSDDAIPKW from the coding sequence ATGTCCCTGCTGCGTTACACCCTCGATCTTTTTGAGCCTTTTGAGGCTGTAGCCCCCGTAGAACCTGCGCAAGCAGCTCCTAAAAAGATAGTAAATACAGCTCCCAGCCAACCTTTTGTGGCCGGCCAGCCGCTGCAACAGGCCATTGCACCAGCCGCTTTCACCCATCCGCAAGCCAACCGCGAGGTGCGTCTGGACGGCGCCGTGGTGGCCTATGCCTTTGCGCGCGCCAAGCGCCGCACCATCGGTTTTGTGGTCGGCCCTGACGGTCTGGTGGTGCGCGCACCGCGCTGGACGCCGCTGTACGAGGTCGACGCCGCGCTGCAGGAAAAAGGCCCCTGGATCCTGCGCAAGCTGCACGAGACGCGTGAGCGCCACGCACGCCAGGAAAACGCGCGCATCGACTGGCGCGACGGCGCCACGCTCCCCTACCTGGGCGAGACGCTGGTGGTGCAACTGGACCCAGGGCACGGCTTTGCCGCCAAGGGCGCCGCGCTGCAGGCCTCAGACCCTGCGGGTGGCCCGCGTGTGCTGCAAGTGGGCTTGCCCCACAGCGCCAGCACCGCGCAGATCCGCGATGCGGTGCAGGCCTGGTTGATGCGGCAGGCCAAGACACTGTTCACCGAACGGCTGGACTACTTTGCCCCGCTACTCGGCGTGAAGTGGCAAAAAATGAGTTTGAGCAACGCCGGCACACGCTGGGGCAGTGCGCGCGCGGATGGTGCGATCCGGCTCAACTGGCGGCTGGTGCATTTCAGCCCCGCGGTGGTGGACTATGTGGTGGCGCACGAACTGAGCCATCTGCGCGTGATGGACCACAGCCCGCGCTTTTGGGACACGGTGCGCTCCGTGGTGCCCGACTACGCCAGCCTGCGCGGCCAGCTCTCCGACGACGCTATCCCGAAGTGGTAG
- the gmhB gene encoding D-glycero-beta-D-manno-heptose 1,7-bisphosphate 7-phosphatase, which produces MKLVILDRDGTINEDSNEYVKSADEWQPLPGALEAIAKLNHAGWHVVVATNQSGLGRGLFDVAALNAMHAKLHRLLAAVGGRVDAIFYCPHTPDDKCQCRKPAPGLFEQIGERYGVDLKGVPAVGDTARDLIAGVAVGCEPHLVMTGKAMPLRGRTLPQGYPDNTTVHQDLAAFADYLVAQG; this is translated from the coding sequence ATGAAACTCGTCATCCTCGACCGCGACGGCACCATCAACGAAGACAGCAACGAATACGTCAAGTCTGCCGACGAATGGCAGCCGCTGCCCGGTGCGCTGGAGGCGATTGCCAAGCTCAACCACGCGGGTTGGCATGTGGTGGTGGCCACCAACCAGTCGGGTCTGGGCCGCGGCCTGTTTGATGTGGCGGCGCTCAACGCCATGCACGCCAAGCTGCACCGCTTGCTGGCAGCGGTGGGCGGCCGTGTGGATGCGATTTTTTACTGCCCTCACACGCCCGATGACAAGTGCCAGTGCCGCAAACCCGCGCCCGGTCTGTTCGAGCAGATTGGCGAGCGTTATGGCGTGGACCTCAAGGGTGTGCCCGCCGTGGGCGATACCGCACGCGACTTGATCGCGGGTGTGGCGGTCGGCTGTGAGCCGCACTTGGTGATGACGGGCAAGGCCATGCCGCTGCGTGGCCGCACGCTGCCGCAGGGCTACCCCGACAACACCACCGTGCACCAGGACCTGGCTGCATTCGCTGACTACCTGGTGGCACAAGGATGA
- a CDS encoding MBL fold metallo-hydrolase, with the protein MNDLELQLHYPLGEALPDSGRCLEVVPGIKWIRMTLPFALNHINLWLLRDEMDGPDGKVQGWSIVDCCISNDGAKAQWEDIFTHELEGLPVLRVIVTHMHPDHIGLAHWLCQRWNVNLWISALDYQVARFGTMGPTAFGGERAADFFAMHGLNAPDTVAQIKARTNYFPSLVPSVPEQYHRLLDGTVLQIGGHAWRCISGYGHAPEHMALYCDDLNVLIGGDMMLPRISTNVSVYEQEPEANSLDLFLDSIDKFKALPEDTLVLPSHGKPFTGMHTRIQQLHDHHRDRLAEVMEACAEKPCSGADILPVLFKRSMDLHQTTFAIGESIAHLHSLWFAGRLQRKLGDDGVLRFGVTPA; encoded by the coding sequence ATGAACGATCTGGAACTGCAACTGCACTACCCCCTGGGCGAAGCCCTGCCCGATTCGGGACGCTGCCTGGAGGTGGTGCCGGGTATCAAGTGGATCCGCATGACACTGCCGTTTGCACTGAACCACATCAACCTGTGGCTGCTGCGGGACGAAATGGATGGGCCGGATGGCAAAGTTCAGGGCTGGAGCATCGTCGACTGCTGCATCAGCAACGACGGGGCCAAGGCCCAGTGGGAAGACATCTTCACCCACGAACTCGAAGGCCTGCCGGTGTTGCGCGTCATCGTCACCCACATGCACCCCGACCACATTGGCCTCGCGCACTGGTTGTGCCAACGCTGGAATGTGAATTTGTGGATCAGTGCGCTGGACTACCAGGTGGCCCGCTTTGGCACCATGGGCCCAACCGCGTTTGGTGGTGAGCGCGCGGCAGATTTCTTTGCGATGCACGGCCTCAACGCACCCGACACCGTGGCGCAGATCAAGGCACGCACCAACTATTTCCCTTCGCTAGTGCCCTCAGTACCCGAGCAATACCACCGCCTGCTCGATGGCACGGTGCTGCAGATTGGCGGCCACGCCTGGCGTTGCATCAGCGGCTACGGCCACGCGCCCGAACACATGGCGCTGTACTGCGATGACCTGAATGTATTGATCGGCGGCGACATGATGCTGCCACGCATCTCCACCAACGTGAGTGTGTACGAGCAGGAGCCCGAAGCGAATTCCCTGGATCTGTTCCTGGACTCCATCGACAAGTTCAAGGCCCTGCCCGAAGACACACTGGTGCTGCCCTCCCACGGCAAACCGTTCACCGGCATGCACACCCGCATCCAGCAACTCCACGACCACCACCGCGACCGCCTGGCCGAGGTGATGGAGGCCTGCGCAGAAAAGCCCTGCAGCGGGGCCGACATCCTGCCCGTGTTGTTCAAGCGGTCCATGGATTTGCACCAGACCACCTTTGCCATAGGCGAGTCGATTGCCCACCTGCATTCACTGTGGTTTGCAGGGCGGCTGCAGCGTAAGTTGGGGGACGACGGTGTGCTGCGCTTTGGCGTCACACCCGCTTAG